The window GAAACGAAATCTAAATTTAACAAATCAAAACAATTTGCTTACAGGACAGAAGTACACAAGCACGGCCCCTGCCGACTCTGCAGCTCCACCCAGCTCCACCAATCGTTCTATCATTCTCCAATCAGGCACTTGAAGAAGATGAGGTCGAAAACCCAAAACCCGATCGCTGCCGGCGCCCATCACCTGAATACTCCCTCAAAAATTCAAAGAATATTGCCTACTCTCCCTAACACTCGAACACTACAATATCATTCCTTCAATGGGATTTCCGCCTTATGTGTACCGAAACAGCGCATCCTTCGAAGAAATCCAACAGAGCGGATTCAAGATCCTCCACGGAGTACTTGATGTACATTTCAGAATGCCGACCGCTCTCTAGGTGGTGCCGGAACCGGCCTAGGAATGACCGGTAGGCTGGCAGCAGCTTCTCTGCAATTGATATCCTTAGCTCCTCCCTCAGCTGCGGGTCTGGCACGAACCATGTCGTCTGGACCCGGTGGGCATCTTCGAATGCAGAATTGAAGGTCTTGAACCGCTCCCTCAATGCCGTCTTCGACACCCCAGATGAGAATCCGCCACTCACGTGAATTCCTTCATCCCGCAGGCAGTACAGGATCCGGACCCACGTCGCTCTTTGATAGCTGGTCGCCGATTGCCGGAACTTCCCCGTGAGCTTCTTCAGGTAGCTGTCGCCGATCAGCTCGCGTAGCTCAGCTGACCCCTTCGCCTTCTGGACTATGTAATGCACATTGTTCATCAGGAAGAGGTGGGACAGAGCGGTGTCCTTGTAGAGTTTTGACTTCCCATCCAGATTGAATTGTAGGACTATGATGATCCAGATCATGTGGTGGGCGAGTGGAGATCGGTCCTCTGATTCGGGGATATCCATATCAGGCGCCGGATCGCCGGAGAACCGTGGGCCAGATGACGGCCTTGCGATGATCAGCTCAATCAAGGTCTGCTTGTAATCAGATATGAGACTGATGTAATTCATCACGTATCGAGTCAGTGGGTGGATGGTCCCGCCGGGGACCGGAATCTTCGACGGCTCACGTTGCACCGCATTCTCGAACTCAGAGAGGACCCCCCGGGCCGCCTCGGCGAGGCGGGAGAGGATCTCAGAAGCCTGGATGCGGACGGATTCAGCTGACCGGAACACGGCCTCGATGTCCGGTAGGAGATCGGACAGAGCATCATGGAGATCGAGTATCTTGAAGAGCTTCTCCGGTGACCGGCGACTGATACTGATTGCCTCAGCAAAATTGAAGAGCTGGATAGCAGCCCCTTTCACCGTCTCCATGAAGCAAGCGTCGTCGGCGTCTGAGCTCAGGCCATCGAATATCCGCTCGCAGAGCCGCTTCTCGCTGGCAAAGAGGATCCTGACACAGACCTTCGCCGCTCGAATCCACCTCCTGATCTTCGTCTCCAACGCGTCCCACTCCAGCCGCTGGACATCGCCGATGCTCAGCTTCTCGATTCCCAGCTGGCGCAAACTAGCATCGACGATCGATTTACGGACGCTTCCGTATACTTGGATGCACTCGCGCAAGTACCCGGCGGCGATCATCCTCTCAGCGATGCAGTGCAGA of the Magnolia sinica isolate HGM2019 chromosome 7, MsV1, whole genome shotgun sequence genome contains:
- the LOC131251749 gene encoding exocyst complex component EXO70A1-like: MIISDSTIYRRGTTKRSSTFSVLLHSTFHDPQPVFQAMEPLEHPSPMNHLAAGDDHPKPTEEFQAAQKLIMRWDSSASEEARERMIFEGGDRREKEQYLRAVDEIRRSMDSVTVTDSDPANAIQIAMARLEDEFRNILINHSNPVESDALVDPNSSVSSSVRSENATELDDDDDDDYHDDGDVGVHKDEEEQEGCGNSASYRSATSFREIDMIPSDAIFDLHCIAERMIAAGYLRECIQVYGSVRKSIVDASLRQLGIEKLSIGDVQRLEWDALETKIRRWIRAAKVCVRILFASEKRLCERIFDGLSSDADDACFMETVKGAAIQLFNFAEAISISRRSPEKLFKILDLHDALSDLLPDIEAVFRSAESVRIQASEILSRLAEAARGVLSEFENAVQREPSKIPVPGGTIHPLTRYVMNYISLISDYKQTLIELIIARPSSGPRFSGDPAPDMDIPESEDRSPLAHHMIWIIIVLQFNLDGKSKLYKDTALSHLFLMNNVHYIVQKAKGSAELRELIGDSYLKKLTGKFRQSATSYQRATWVRILYCLRDEGIHVSGGFSSGVSKTALRERFKTFNSAFEDAHRVQTTWFVPDPQLREELRISIAEKLLPAYRSFLGRFRHHLESGRHSEMYIKYSVEDLESALLDFFEGCAVSVHIRRKSH